DNA sequence from the Delphinus delphis chromosome 7, mDelDel1.2, whole genome shotgun sequence genome:
CCAGGCATTCAGAGCAGTAAGCTTCTCTGTAGAACTGGGCACCCCCAACATCGTATCTGGATGTGGCCGGGAAACGTCTTGATGTTCTGAGCTGTCTGGATTCGGGAAGGGGTACCCTGGGCCTCAGGTCTCAGACCCCCTAACCCAAAGCCCTGGAGAGCTTGGAGATTGCAGGCTCCTCCCCTGCATCCACCTCCCCGAGAAAAGCAAAGGATGTACTTCCAGCCACTAGAAAACAACTCACCTGGGCCATCCCCAGGGAAGAGCCCACCTTACTGCTTCTAACTCTTCACTCAAGGATTGggtgagcacctactacgtgcagAGGTTACTCCATCCACCCCAGAAAGGTGCGAAAGGAATAGAAGAAAGAGATTTACTGCAGTAAAGTTGGGAACCCATGGCAATGTCAAATATGCTCTCCAACTCCAGGTCCCTGAGCCCCGACCCCCCCAGGCCTTGACCAGGGACTTCAACGGTCCTCTGGCTTCCTAGACCTGGTACCTAGCACTGTCACTTCCCCCAGACATAGGCCCAAATCGGGGGGAATTTTTCAAGAAAAACGGCAGACTGACTGGTCACTCCCACTTCTCACAGAATCAATCCAACAAACAGGAAAGAAACCCAAGGGAAGAGCACAGAAGCAGAGCTCCCATGGGTGCACCAACACACCTGCAAACACAAAtaagcacatgcacacacactgtgGACTCACAAACATCCAAGTGTGCATCTAATTACAGAGACATGAACACCCAGTTGCGTAATGCTCACACATGCAGGAATACACAAAACCCCGTGGGGTACTCAGATGCACCGATATCTATCTACACGTGATCACATATACACATGAGGTTTTCGGGACACCTACGTATCTGGCCACACGAGTACAGGTACATACGTACATACTACAGAAGACAGGGGAAAACGGAGAGAACAGAATTTACCATTCAAACAAAATCCTGGAGCAAAGGGAGATAAGAAGggacctcctcttccttcccctagTGCCTGAATGGCGGGGTCCAGTGGCTACCCAAGAAAGCTAGGCACCAGGGTCTGGGGCAAGTGTCCAGACGTTTCCCTCTATGAAGTCCGGGGGTCCTGGGGGTCCGGGGGGCGTGTGTCTGCGCCCCTCTCGGTCAGAAAGCAAGCCAGGCTTTGTTGGGATTGTGAAAGGGACCCTGCTTAGGCTTTGGGTTAGGGGCGAGTCAGGCCTGTGCCCACGTCGGAGGTCGCGGCACAGAGCGATCCGGCAGCTGACCGAGGGGCTGCCGCTCTGCATAGCTTCCCAGCATCCGGGCCTCCTCTCCCGGTTTTACGGAGCCAGGAGCTCCGAGCCCCGCGAGGCTCGTGTGCCGCCCTCGACCAGCCGTTTCGTCAACAAAATCACTTCTCCAAACGAAGAGCGGGAAGTCCAGGCAGCCCCGAGGCGCCCCTCGCTCAGGAGGGGAGGCAGCCCCTCACCGCTGCCCTGCCCTGGGAAGGCCTTCTGCTTCTAGAGGAGAAAACCTCCAGCAAAACTCgcatcagaaaaaaagagacagagaaagaaaagaagtaaagctggagCGAGGAGCAGGTTGAACCAGAGCAGGCTGCAGCCGGGCTGGTCCTGGCTCTGCGCGGGAGGCAGCCCCGAGAGCCCGGCAGTGTGTCCGAAGTCAGGACTGGGGGGTTCCGGCCTTTGGGCTCCTTTCAAGGCAATCGGAGACCAAGAGTGTCCCTCCAGACCCTCCAAACCCGGGCCTCCAAACCCGGGTCTGGGCCGCCCCTATCACCGCGCCCCCCTGGCACCCCGCATTCATTGTGTGGTGTTGGATCTTAAGGCTCGGCCGAGCCGCCGCGGCTCCCAGCCCGGTGAGCGCGCGCTGTGCGCCGGGCCGCCGTGTGCCTGCGCCCTCGCCCTTCCCCAGCCCGCAAAGAGGAGGGCCGCCAGCCGCTCGTGAGCACAGTGTACACTTTATTTCAGACTACAGGTTTCTGAACATAATAAAATCTTTGGCTTGTAGCGGCGGTTCAGTCTCGCAGTCTGTGGGGTCGTATTTCTCAACAAGTCTCCGGAAAAcgaaaggggtggggggcaggacagACAGACCGACAGAGGGGGCCGGGAGAAGGGCAGACACGCGAGGAAGCACACTCTCACGCACACAAAGAAAAGTCCCAGAGAAACGAGGGCCAGCGATGCGGGGCGGGAGGCACCGGAGAAGCAGTAACATTCAAAAGAAAACGAAACTGGGCCGGGGGCAGCGAGGCGGAGGCGGgggataaaataattataataattataataattataacaataataataaaggagaTTAATAAAAAGTCCAGCAAATAGAGATCGCTACACATAATTCTTTTCCTTAcctgaaattaaatatatacaaggTCGTAAGCGGTTTGGCTAGATAGAGCTTTAAGGAGTTCGCAGTTTCGTCCCTTATACTGTGAAGAGAGAACTGATCTGATTTTTCGATAGCACCTGTCCAAGTCTTTctccctttggaaaaatgtctcgtTCCAACGCGACTCTCCGTCCTGGggacccctttctctctcttttccctgttgttcccttcctcctcctttgcGCTGATTATTTCTCCCCGGGCGTGGGGCCGGCAAGGCGGCGGTGGCGGTACCAGGAGGGGGCGCGGGCGCGGCGGCCGGACCGCGCGGCCCCTGCCGGCGGCGGCTACTCGCTCTCGTCTTTGTCCTGGACCGTAGTGGTTGAGTGGTTGTATAGTCCCTGCGCCATGAGGTGCAGCGCCAGGCCGTTCTTGATGCCCGTGGCTTTCTTGATCTTGGCGCGCTTGTTCTGGAACCAGATCTTGATCTGGGACTCGTTGAGGCTGAGCTCCTGGGCCAGGGTCTGCCGCCGCTGCTCGGTGATGTAGCGGTTCGCCTGGAACTCCGCCTTGAGTCTCTGCAGCTGCTCGGCCGTGAACGCCGTCCGCGGCCGCTTGTCCTCCTTCtcgttcttcttcttctttagcTTTCTGGTGCGTGGACCTGCAGCGGCAGAGAGGGAcgggtgggaggtggggacggagggcagaggggagggggaagagggcagAGGAAGCCGTGAGAATTGCGGAGCCGAGCGGGGATCGCGCCCCGCGCTTCCTGGGCGCTAGCCGAGGCCCCGCTGCCGCCGCCCCCCACCTATCACCCTCGCCCGCTAGCCCCTAGATCAATCGGCTGGCTCCTGGGGTCGCTGGGTTCCCCTCTGGGATGCCCGAGGGTCACGGAGGCAAGTTGGCCGAAGTTGTGTGTGCACCCACACCCCAGTTCAGCACAGGAGAGCCGTGTGATAGGCTTAAATCACAGAGTCCAAGATGGAGAGATATTTGGAGCTCCATCCAGCCCAACCCAGAGTTGGAGATCGGGGGCCTGCTGTCTTCACAGTCCCGGAATAAAAAGAGGCTCAACACTGTAGTAGTAGAGACACTAGGACGGGATTGCCCTGGGGAAATCGCCAGCCTGAAAGCCAATCGTCTCCCCCTCCTCAAGAAGCGCACCTACACCCACACACCTACAACAAGACCCCATCTGCTTGTAGCTATCGACTCCAGAAAACAAGGGGATAAGGAGGGCGCTGTGAGAGACCTGTCTAGCTCCAAAGTATTCAGCATCTGCTCTCTCGACCTGTTCTTCTGTCCCTGTGGCCTAAAACGAAGCCCTTTTATAGGGTCCCAGGAAGACGCTGACCACCCGTTTccttgaaaagggagaaaaggcctTCACCCGGTTGTATGCCTTACCCACGTGCCCTGCCCTGAGTTCTCTGTTTTGTCCTTTGGATGGTGCCAGTAAGAAAGAGAGGGCCCTCCCCATTCCTGCACCCAGCAGCACAGGCACGGCTCCCTCACCTCTCTTTTGGACACAGAAGCTGCAATTTCAGGATTGAAGACTGAATAACAAAAGCAAGCCAGAGCCGCTTTCCCTGCCCACCTATTTGCACGGTTATTTATCCACGAGCAAAACAGGGGCAGAGGGACACAGAGAGTGGGGCAATCCCGACAAAAATCTGTGCTTTGCCTCTAAGACGGGTATAGGAAGAGGCCACAGGAAACCTTCCTAGGAAAGTGAAGTGTCCCTCAGAGCCTAGTCTGCGAAGAGGGCTGCCATGGAGCCCAGccctgaggagaaaagggaaaagacaggAAGCTGACTCTAAAGCCTGCACCTCTGCCCATCAGCCTGCACACCCAAGCCTCCTGGAGTTTCCTTGCTGGGCCCTGTCATGCTATGGGAGCTTCCTGAGTCAAGTGAAGTCCCTGTCAGGGCTGTTAACCTATAAAACTGTCTGGAAGAAGCATCTTCCCCGGCATCTCCAAACCTAGCAACAGAGGGGCAAACTGGGCAGCTGGCCTCTGGGGCAGACCAGCGCTAGGGTCACCAGCTGTCCTGTGACAAAAGAGTCCAGGCCTGGCCGCCCCGCAAGTCCGGGCTGGGGTTCGTCTCCCTGAACTGCTCATGCAGGAGCAGGAGCCAGCACCCTGCCTCCCCAGGCTCGTAAGAAGAAAGCAGCCAAGAACAAAGACAAGGCCCACTCCTGAGCCCGGTGCAGAAAGCACTGGGAGGCGGGGTGGGACGGGAGGAAGGCCTTGGTGTAGTGTAGTCATTAGCCTAGCGAGCAGAGATGGCCCAGGAAATGTGTACATCCTCAGAAAGACCCTGCTTGCGCGTTGTGCGTCCCGGACGTGGTTagaatgttgttgttgttggtggggtgtgtgtgtgtgtgtgtgtgtgtgtgtgtgtgtgcgcgcgcgcgcgcgcagagggaggaacacttgtAATAAAATCGTAGCCTCCTGGCCAGCCCGAGCCTCACGGCCTGACAGCTCAATCACTCTATCCATCAGGCGAGTCAATCAAAGCAGCTTTTCGGAGGTTCAGGGAGCCCGTGTCAATAACGGGGCTCGAGATGGCGGGGGCTGATAGCGCGCATCGATCCGCGCGCAGCCGGCAGCGGTGCGGAGGCGGAGACCAGCCAGAGTAGAGCGGCGCACCGCTACGCCGTACCCTGCCTCCTGCCAGACCCCGGTGGCCGGAACCCCAATCGGAGGCCAAGAACCCCTGCTGCCCTCCTCTTGGCTCCCACCGGTCTCCCGGGAGCTGCAGTCCGGGGAGGCGGGCAGGCCGCAGCCTCCTCTCCCGGGGCCTAGCGGCTGTCCCACAGTAGGTCTCAGATTGGGGTTCTCGAAGCGCAAGGAGTATGTGGGTAAAGGGCCGAAGGAAAATCGAGAAAAACGGGCCTATGGCTGACAGAAATCTGCTATCTGGCAGACGTGCGAAAGGAAGgagtgaaagaaggaaggggcAGGGCCGGGAGGATGTGCGAGGCGTGCTTCGGAGAATCTGGGGCAGAGGGGTCTCTCATGCCCTCGGCCCAGCTTTCTGACCTGAGCCTGACCTGTCTTCTCTCCCACTGTCTGTCTGTCAGCTCTAGAAAACCAGGGGCCAGGGGCTCTCGGCACCCACCGTTTCAGCAACTGCCCTTCCCTGAATTCCACCCACCCGGGTCAGATTCTCTTGGCTACCCGGCCTGGGGAAGAGGGACAGCGATCTGACGcgtttctctctcttcctgtgtCTCCTTAAATCTATCTCTATGCAAGTGAGCTCTCCGCGGAAAATATCGATATGGTGTTTGTGTCTGTAAGAACACAAAGTGAAGATTATTACTCTAATGACAGCTTTGTTCGATTTCGGCCTCCGCAGGACGAGGCTGGCGGGATTTCAGACCCAGATTTCTAGGCCCACCTTCTCGCTGATTCTAAAAACCCCTTTCCCTGGACGGAAAAGCAATGATTGCTTGTGTCTTTCCTAAGAATAATAAAGGTAAAACACAAAGAAGGCCGGAAGGGCTCGGAGTTCAACACCGAAGGATCGAGCTTCCCGTGCCCTGAGCTGTAGCCTCCCGGGAGGTGGCCGCAGAATCCAGGAGCGCAAAACTGGGTGCAATGCTCGACTGTGACTGGGACCGAGGtcaaggaggaggaagcaggcgTGAGAGAAGAGAACGCCCGAGATCCGGCATGCTCTCCCCAACCCGGAGGCTAAGAGTTCTAGGGGCGGCGTCCGCGGAGCCGAAAGGCACGGCGCAGCCTGGGGCTGGGTACTCACCGGAGGACGGACGATCCGAGTAGCGCGTGCAGTAGACCCAGGCGGGCCACACGAGGGGCTGCTGCGAGTCAGTTTTGACTACGGGCCCGCCGTTGGCTGAGCCCATTAGCAGGATGGCCGGGTTGCTGTGCTCCGGGTACTTAGCACCCTGCGCTCCCGGGCTCCCCACGCCGCCTCCACTGCCACCGCCGCTGTCCGAAGGTttggccgctgctgctgctgctgctgccgctgctacggccgccgcagccgccgccgccgccgccgccgccgccgccgccgggttCCCAGCTTTGGACGCACCCGCTCCGCCGGCGGTGGCTGGCGGGGAACCGTCGGGTGGGCCACAGTTCGCGTCCGGGGCGCACAGGAGTGAGGCGGCGCCTGGCGCCCTCGTGCCCAGCGGGTGGACAGGGTCTCTACCTGCGCCGGTCTGGCCTCTGTCACGCTCGACCCGACCTCCTCCTGCGCCTcctccggccgccgccgccgccgccaccaggAGCTGCGGCGGCGGCTGCTCCTTTTTGCAGCCGAAGTCCGGCCTCAGGATGTTGTCGATGAAAAAGTTGGTGGTGCGGTGCAGCTGGGCCGCGGGCTGCGGCTGGTGAGCAGGCGCCGCGAGATGCTgctgctgcggcggcggcggcggcgggggcggggggtgcggGGGGAGATGCGGGTGGTGGGCCAGGGGCGGCAGGCAGGGCGCCGCGGGCGGCGAGGGGGGCGCGGGCTGCGGGGACACCGGCACGCTGTCTCCATCGCTGCCGCTGCTGCCGCTGGCGCCGGGGCTGAGGCTCAGGCTGAGGCTGCcgggggccgccgccgccgccactgcCGCCGCCGCGCCGAGGCCCGAGTCGCGCTGACTTTTAGGTTCCGGCTGCTGTTCTTCCATGCTCGGCCGCCCCGCCGCCTCGGCCGCCGCgccggcccccgccccccccgcctcGCTCCCCACCCCACTTTGCCAGCGGCCCGTGGGGGTGCGCGGAGGAAGGAGGCCGGCGAAGCCCCAGCGAAGGCACGGGGCGGGTGcagaaagaaaagcccaggcgCCTGGCCTGGATCGCTCGCTCTTATCGAGCAGATCTCGCTGTCTCTCCCTCTAATTTGTAGACATCCAGATATGGAGACACttggctatttcttttttctttctgcaacCAGATTCAATGATTTGTTTTAAATGGGGAGTAAGCTACGgccaaaaagagaggaaaaaaaataaaaaaaggaaaggaaaaagaaagcaataaaaaagaaaaaaatctccaagatttttttttcttaaagataaaaaatagtctttaaagtctagcCATCTTCCTAGGCAGTACTGAGGGGTTTGACTTCCCCGAGTGTCACGCTCAGCTGTGCCCAGAGCGCGAGGCTGGCAGCGCCTTTAATCGCCTTTGCTTTTTTTGCAGGGAGAGCGCGTCTCCGCCAGCGCCGgggctgcctctttttttttttttttttttttttttcaaatctctgaCAGCTCGGATCTTTGCTCAAACTCTCtcgcttaaaaaaaaatcacccaggcACACTTTTTGCCTTCAAACCGGAAGCACGTGAGTCAGGGCCGCACGTGTGCGGGGCCAATGGCGAGCCAGGACTCGCGCTGACACCCGGGCCTCGGCCCAATAGGCGCGCGCGGGACTTTGCGGATAAATAATCCGGGGGCGGCGGCCGCTGGTGGACAGGGGGCGCCGCGGCGCTGGCCCCGCGTGTCCGGCCCGCCCTCCCCAACCCGCACCCgagcccctccccctctttcAGGCCAGGACCGAGGAACGGGCAAAATAGACCGAGGAGTGTTGGATTTCGGGGTGTAGGCAAATAGGGAAGCAACTCCATAAACAACTTGTTGGAGAAATGCAGGATTACGGGTGCGTGCGCGCCGGGCGCAGGGTCAGGAGACAGGGGAATCGGCTCTTTTGGCAACCCCCATGCCTAAGAAGcagacttttattttattgctctggCTTTTTCTTGCTGTTATTAAGGGTGAAAGGTTGCTGTCTCTGTCGGGGTGTGCCTGTAtggtgtatgtttgtgtgtgtgtgtgtgtgtgtgtgtgtgtgtgtgtgtgtgtgtagtggagggggaggggtgagacGAGGAGGGTCGGAGATGTGAAACAGACCTAGATTTGGTTACTTTCAGAGGAgcagtttatttttaacaaatagcaAACCCCGAGGCCAGCTGCGTCTAGCTAGCACCGTCTGTTTGAAGGTCTGTAGTGTATGCTGGCCGGCTGCACTGCGTGTCCTTCCCGGGATATCCGTACCCATGCCTTTCCCTGGCGGGACCTTCGACAACCCCCAAGAGCTGTCCTGCCGCCGTAAAGCCAGGCCCAGAGGGCGCGAGAGAGCCCGAGCGCCAGTCCTTCCCTGGCCGCTGGAGTCGAAGCTGTCCCATCGGCCCCTAGGCCAAGCAAGTCAGGGTGCGGATATCCGCGAGGCCCCGGCTTTTGGCTCAGGGCAACCTCCGTGTTAGATTTCCCTGCAAAGTGAAATCAAGCAAGTAAAAGTACTGCACCCCAGGTATTTGCCCTAGCCTGCTGGACAGCGAGTTTCCCCCGGTGGCCCAGATTTTCCTAGGATTGCTCCCGACTCCGTGGAGGCCTCTCGTTCTAGCCCAGAATATTCTTCCCAGGCTTTGGGGGGAACTGCAGGGGCTCCCGCCGCTCCCACGCTCACAGGGATTCATCTCCAGTCGCTGGGCTCTTTTTCGCCGTTTCCTGGTCGAGGCACCCCAAAAGTTTTCCCACTGCGAGGGACAGGGTAGGGGAAAGTGAGGCATTGGACATCTGCGGGGTTTGTCTGACGAGCCTTTTCGGAGGGCCAGGATCCGACTGTGTGCTGAAGCCTTCGGTTCGAGAGTAGCTGGAAAAACTCCAGCAACTGAGGCCTCCGCGGGGATGTGGTCTCGGAGCTCCAGCGAGCCTCTCGCTCTGACCACCATCCTTAACTGGGACAGCGGAGTAAGGATCTCTTTGGGGATGTTGTCTAGCGGAAACATGCAAAACAATCCCCTGTACCCAGAAAAGTCACAGAGggttaggaagaaaataaaacgaAAAATCACAATCAGCCGAACCACCGCCCTAGCCGAAGTTTCTCAAAGGGGCTGGTGGAGAGCGGGAGTTCGTATAGCTGGCTGCATCTTCGGGTCAGCCGAGGGTCTTCCGAAACTCGGGCTCTCAGAGTTCCTAGTTGGACCTTTTCGGCGGCTCGGGGGCAGCGAGAACCACTTTCCGAAACGCTGCGCTAAAGCAGGCCCGACGTGATCTACACAAACCTCCCAAGTCGGCCTCCAACTGCACCTCCCGGGTCCTCCTCAGTTCTACACCCAAGGGCTCCCCGAAATCTCCCGGTGCCTCCACCCTTTCTCCCCGAAATGGGGGtgggattttatttatatttaagttcGCAAAATTGAAATCTTTATCCCGCAAGCGAGCGTGGGTACTTAATTAAATTCTAATTAGGACACTATCAATATCCTATTTAGCCGCGTAGCTTTTGTGCGCTGCGGTCCCTTTCAGCGCCGTAAATAGGGTCTCGACGCCTTATCTCGCCTGCAGGAGACGCCTCGAGAAGGGCTGCGGAAGATAATTTATAGGTTTTAATTACTCTTCATTCCGCCTGATCAGCTTGGCGTTCATCACAGGCCTGTGAATAAAACCCTGGTCAAAAGCTCTGTCACATCGCGCTGGCAAGACGCTTAATCAAAGTGAGCGGCCCCGCGCGCCGCGCGGCCCGGCTCCTCCACGTAATTTCCAGCCAGCTGATAAAGCCAGCTGAATAATGCGGCGGCCCTTTGGAGACACCATTTACAGAAATGACTTTATTGACGGCTTAACGTCGGTAATTCATTTTACCTTTCATGTAGTGGAGCCCGGATTTGTTACAGTAATGGGATGATAAATGCACCCGCAGCCCGCGAGCTCCGGCTGGATTAGGCGGTGCTCTGCGCGCTGGCTCGCCCCCCACCCCGGTCCTCCCCCAGGCCAGGCCTTCTCCGGATGCTCGGCACCTAGAGCCGCCCGCTCTCCGTGACCCCCATCCGAGCCCACGCCCTCCTCTACCTCCTGAAAATGGACATATTATTGGGAACTCGGTGTTAGCGGTTTGGTGTCCTGGCAAGCCTGACAGTCAG
Encoded proteins:
- the EN1 gene encoding homeobox protein engrailed-1; amino-acid sequence: MEEQQPEPKSQRDSGLGAAAAVAAAAAPGSLSLSLSPGASGSSGSDGDSVPVSPQPAPPSPPAAPCLPPLAHHPHLPPHPPPPPPPPPQQQHLAAPAHQPQPAAQLHRTTNFFIDNILRPDFGCKKEQPPPQLLVAAAAAAGGGAGGGRVERDRGQTGAGRDPVHPLGTRAPGAASLLCAPDANCGPPDGSPPATAGGAGASKAGNPAAAAAAAAAAAAAAVAAAAAAAAAAKPSDSGGGSGGGVGSPGAQGAKYPEHSNPAILLMGSANGGPVVKTDSQQPLVWPAWVYCTRYSDRPSSGPRTRKLKKKKNEKEDKRPRTAFTAEQLQRLKAEFQANRYITEQRRQTLAQELSLNESQIKIWFQNKRAKIKKATGIKNGLALHLMAQGLYNHSTTTVQDKDESE